One Aegilops tauschii subsp. strangulata cultivar AL8/78 chromosome 2, Aet v6.0, whole genome shotgun sequence genomic window, ggagctcgcgtgccatgagcagcgcagcgCGCGCGTCCGTGGGCGAGCGACGAGCGTGGGACAATGAGCCGGTCGGAGTTAGCGACagggtggcggtgcggccgtcccgccgcacagaggggtgcagcgatgatgcttgctgcttgtttcccaccgggccggtggcggcgggggatggagaacgacggggaggcccgccgacaggagctgtCTGAGCGACACGAGCGGCCAGGGCGGCCTGGCGCTCGGCGCGGGATCGGCGTGCGTCTGCCATGGACGCGGTGGAGCAGTGGAGCGCGGATTGACGGGAgaaaagcttcagcgcacccctacctggcgcgccaaatgtcggattacaggttccggcaaacccttgaggttcgaacaatggggtgcacacgaagatctctctccccctagctcacactctcgcaacgatctcaaagccaagctcgccgaacccaaagaacatgagacacaagagtttatactggttcgggccaccgatgtgttgtaataccctactccagtgtggtgtggtggattgcctcataggctggggatgaacaagtacaagggaagaacaacctcctgaggagaggtgttcttgagctcgaggAGATGGTGTGTGTGAGGATGGTCAGAATGATCCGTCCAGATGAGTCTCTGATGAGTGCCCAGATCCATCCTcaatcagttgcctcctacggtggcggctagtcctatttatagaggccccggtcctcttcccaaatgtttaggcgggaagggatcccacaacggccaatttgaagggggacagctagtacaagctatcctgacaaaaggtggtcttcgcctgccaaaggctctggtggtgacgccgtcgtgggctccgcgatgaccttcgtcctgctggtcttggtctcgttgcaccgatatggaaacctttgcctgatgcctcgggactccttgcctgcacctgcccctttagcaccaaagaggaaaccagtactctgcgcgcgctggcgcccgcctggccttggtcgtcacggctcacgtcacgagaacctcacgaggtgccccttgccttgatctctccgctcctcgcgagccagcctagtgaggctgcccctgaggaggtctggtgtcgtccacctcgcaaggcttggcccctcgcgagggtcttttgcgtttgctgatgaagatgggctgaaccaggccgctagtggagccacgtcgtgggccgcaggcaggcaagtctggggacccgcgttcccaggacgccgacaaccACCACAAGAGCGACCCCGCCAACACCTCCCCCGATAGCTCCTGCAAGAACTGCCCCGAGGATGCCCGCCGATGGCGTTGCTGCTGCCGCCCCTGAGGTGTTCAACGGAATGGCCTCGAGGTATGATGCTTCGATTGCTTGCGATTCTTTCACTTTTGTCCATTGCGCGTGTTCGTGACTTGTCGAGCGAATTTGCAGCGCCGATTTGCATGATGCGATGGCCGACTTCGTGCAAATGTTGGACGTCAACACCGTCGACATCGATCAAGCCCCGATCGGTGATTACGGTTACAATGAGATGGATGGTGGTGTGCACGGTCACGGTGAGGAAGACGATGATGTGGAGGAGGTTGATGAGGGGGTGTTCAACGAAGCGCAAGCAAAGTCACGTGCAAGATGGAAGAACTACATGCCATTGGAAGATAAAGTCTTGATCAAGGCTTGGGAATCGGTGCCTCTTGATGCGTGCACCGGCAACGACCCAACCGCCAAGCGGTATTGGCAAAGGATAGAGGATCAATCCCTCCGCATGATGGCAAAGTATCCCAACAGGACGCCATGCACCTTTCGGTCTCTTCAAGGTCGTTAGGACGTGATCAAGCCGATCTGTAGCTgttgggctgcatgttatcaaacAAGTCCACAATGCACCTCCAAGTGGTACCGTTGAAGCCGACTATGTGAGTTTGTTTTCATGTCCCAAGTTGTGCAAATCTTTTGTAGCCGTCGGAGAGGTTGCATAATTTGACATTGTTTTCATTTCGTAGGACAAAATTGCACAAGAAAGGTACAAGGACATGGAGCTTGAGCATTGTTGGGAACTTCTCAAAGAAAGCGAGAAGTGAAAGTTGATCGACAAGGAATCCCCACCGAAGAGAGGTGCACTCACCAAgattgatggtgatgatgatgaagatcatGATGGCCCAAGAAACAAGAACAAGTCTGATGGAAACAAGAAGGCCAAGGACAAGATCAAGAAGGAAGCGGTGGCTTCAAGCTTGCGGGACAAGCTAGATCACATGGTCAGGTCCAATGAGCTATTGGTGATCAAGACATTGGAGGCAAAAAAGGAGTTGTCCAAGAAGAAGGCTCAAGAGAAGCAATAAAAGTGGCAATTACTCAAGGAGGAAACGATGCGCAAGGTTGCCATTGAGGAGAGAAGAGCCATGGCCGATGAGAACAAAGCCATGGCCAACCTCCTTCAAGAGGAGAACAAGATCATGATGTTGAACCGAAATGAGATGGATGAGGTCACCAAAGAATGGCATGACAGTGCAAGGTTGGAGATCTTGAAGAGGAGGGGGCTAGCCGCAAGAGGCCATGCGGTGCCAAGGTTCGGTCCCAATGGTGGCGGTGAAGATTTCATCttgtgatgatgatcatgacgacgGAGTGATGATGGATGTGATGTCTTTTGGGTTGTGGCgcgaaaactatgttcaaatgtCGCAAAAATTGCGTTTGAAGTCTCAGAGTTTATGTTTTGTTTGTCAAAATCGCGGACAATTGCATCGTGTGGTTTTACGGTTTGAGGGGCGAAATCGGCAGCACAAGGAACAGAGCCCGCAAACCCGAGCGGTAAAAGAGAATATCCGTTCGGCCGCAGCCGATTCAGGTCCTTAAAACACGCTTTTCTTTGCCCTTATCCCGGTTATAAGGGTCACGGGTTTAAgtggtctgctagagatgctcttaggcAGGCCACAGACGGATGAGGAGAACACAGAGAACGTCCCAATCTATGTCCACCTCGACCCAAATCTGACTCAAATTTGAGAAGAAGATGGGTCTGAATGGACACAAGACGGACAAAAAAAATATTTGCACTGGTCCGTCGTTTCTGTCTGTTTGGGCCCAAACATATACGCGCAGACCAAATGGGTCACCGTTATGAGTATGAATAAAGTTACAGGCGTTTCTAAAAAAATTCTTGGTCTGATATAGTCTGGATTCTTTTTTGAACAGCAGTACAGACACACGCGCTCATacatacgcgcatacactcacccctataaacgcacacacgcacaccctacccctataaacacctccgagagactgagccaGCATGTCATCTTTTTTTTAGGGGATGCCAACATGTCatctttttttttgaggggatGCCAGCAtgtcatcttgaaatttacgaagtaaCCGTAGGCGCCTCGTCGTTGACGGGAACCTCTGAAAATACCAaggtccctctaaccatccaaccacaggttggttggCGATATAGTCTGGATTCTTCAACTCGTGTTAAATGTTTGCTGCCGGCTGACCGGCCGAGCGTCGCGCCGGTCGCGTGCGCAACGTAcgatccacaggctcctgttgcACGCCAAATATTGTTGTACGAATTTCTGTTTCTGTTAAGGGCACTGATCTGCGCCGGTCGTACCAGGACCGCTGGATGACTCCATTTGTGGCCGTTAGATTAGAATCCCACGTCATCTTTTCCCTTCCCCACCGCCTCCTCTCAGATCAGATCGAGATAGATGGGAACAATGTTGACCTTCTGTAGACAAACTGCCCCTCGCAGGTTGCCTCGTCGGCGGCAACACACCATCTCGCCATGGCCGTCGACGCATCACCGGCGCCTTCGCGGCCGTCGCCTTCACCACGTCCACCCTCTCGCCATCCGTTCGTGATCTACGCATCAAACCACGCCGTTGTGGCCCTTGCGGTCGCTGGTTGCAACATACTGTACACTCGCCGTCGCAGCCCTCCTGTCCGTCTCTGGTGCAGCTTCGCCGTCCCAGCAAAAAGATGAGCAGCCATCACCGTCCCAGCAAGAAACTCGGCTGGTCCCAGCCGCCGGTCCATCAAAAAATAAACTCGCCGGTCATAGCTTTTTCTCTGCCGCCGGTGGTGCGTAGTAGCAAATGGCAACgccggttgtagcaaaaaaaCGATGCCCGTGGTGCGTGGTAGCAAAACAAATTGCGGGTTGGACCAAAAAGCGAGCGTGGTTGTGGCAAAAAATCGACGCCGGCGATGCGTTGTAGCAAAAATCCGGTGTGGTTGTAGCAAAACGAGATGCATATTGTAGCATCACGTACAGTGCTTGTAGCAGGGAAGTGCAGGCCGGAGCAGCGATGCCGTCCTCGAACCGCCGATGCCGGTAGTGCGCTGTAGCAAAACGAAGTGCCGGTTGTAGCAAAAGCTAGCATGGATGTAGCAAAAACCTCCAACGGTAGGAGCAAAAAGCCTGCtacggttgcagcaaaaaaatCATTGTCGTCCTCGCGAGGTCGTAGCTCTGCctgatggatgtagcaaaaagcTTTGCCGGTAGTAGCAAAATCCAACAACGGTTGCAGCTTTCCCTTTTTGTGCAGTGCCATTGAAGCTTTCTATGTctatggttgaagcttttttcaacGGGTGTTGAAGCTTTTCTAGGTGACGGTTGCAACACTTGTATACGCGGGAGGATCCGGGCGTGGCTGCAGGCAGCCATGGCGGCCGGCAAGGGAGCGCTTCACCGGCTGCGACCCCGTGATGACGATGACGCCGTTTTGCTGCAACCGTAGTAGATTTTTGCTACCACCGGCGATTGAATTCGCTACAaccggttccagcaaaaattCACCGTGAGGGGTAGTCTGCCATGGCCGGTTGCAGCTCCGGCGTGGCCGGGTCCGACGAGGTAGGCAGAGCTCCGATGCATGCGAGGAAGGCGTCGCCGTGGTAGCACCCCGTAGCACTGGTTGCAGCATCTCCCGTTGTCACCGCCCCTCGGTCGCCGGCGAGATGGGATGGTCGCCGGCGAGCTTCGAGCGGGGAGGGGAGCGCGTGGCGCTGCGAccggggggcggggggggggggggggggaggagggggaagggATGGGGAAGGGGTGGGGAGGAGAGGGCAGAAGAAGAGGGCGGCGCGAcgcgaggaagaggaagaggaagaaggggATCGGGAGGAGCGCGAGGCGTACGATGCGCTGCGCGTCGCTTCGATCGAGTGGCCCGCGTGGGACCGGCGGAACGGTTCGGCCGGTGCGCCGTTCCTAAACACTTCCCTTCTGTTAATCTCCCCCAGCTAAAAAAATGTCTGCTCGGCCTGCCTGGTACTCACAGTGGGGGAAGATAACGACCGAGGCAGAAGCGCGTCTGGAAAGGCCCCGGCGCGCCCAGAGCAAAGATCGACAACTCGTAGCAGAAAacggaagaaaaagaaaagaaaaaggagtTCCAGAAAGAAATTAGGGCAAGCCGCACGCACGCCACCCAAATCCCCGTAGTCCTACGCCACcatccgccaccgccgccggcgaGTCTCGGCGGGGGCAGAAGCGGCCGAGGAGAACCCCttcgctcccccccccccccccccccccccccccccccccgaatcaGGCCCCTAGGGGCAGAATAAGAGGGAGAAGGGGGCAAGTCAGCCTTCCCCGTTCGATCGGAAGCAATATCTCTCCCCCGGAGGGTCGCCGGCGGAGCAACCGCTGATGCGGCGGCCATGGCGTCGGCGGTGCTCTCGTACATTCAAAGCCTGTGGCCGCTCTCGGCTCTCCTGAAGGAGGACGACCTCGGGGCGTCCGCGCGGCTGGTGCGGACCCTCTCCGTGCCCGAGGAGACGAAGCAGTTCGTGTTCGCGATCCGGGAGCCCGAGACGCAGGGCTTGCTCTATATCCTCGCGGCGCAGAACCTCTCCGAGCAGTCCGCTTTGGACGCCGCCCATCTGATCAGGGCGGTGCGGCCCCGGGCCGTGATCACCCAGGTCGCGCACACAGAGGTCGAGGACGTTTTGATCGAGGAGCAGTGCCTGGCTGAAGGCGGAGCGGGCGGCGTGCCGGCGTCACCATTACAGGTGATTAAGGGTTGCATCACCGAGAAGAAGAGCAAAGATCACTATGTGAAATCCGCCGCTTGCCAGGTCCTGCGGGAGATTTTTGGGGTCGGGTTCTACGGCCATCTATTGGCTGCCAAGAGAGCCGCGGAGGAGACAGAGTCACATTTTCTCTTGCTCGGTTCTCCGTATGAGAAGAATTGCAATGCGAGTGGATCGAGCAACGGAAATAGTACGGATGATAACTCAGCTCAGCAATCGCAGACTAGCTGCTCTCTCCCTCATAGTGCCATGGATGATAAATCTGGTCTCCAGTTACAGAGTAACTGCTTGCTCCCTAAGAGTGCCACTTCAGCAGCAAGCTCCCATGTCAGGAAGATATGCCTTGTGGATGATTATGGAGGACAGCTCATGAAGTCGCTAGCTCCAACTGCTAACTTGTTGTTGTCCCAAGCTATCTCTTCCTATGCTGTTGCGGAGTGCAGACTGTCAGAATGTAAGCCGGCCGACAGATACGAGCCTCCACTTTTTGCGCAGACCGTCTACCCTTTGCTCTCTGACCTTTATGAGATATTTGTTGAAATTCCGTCTATTGGGAAGGCTATGGCTTCTGCACAGATGTTGCTCACTCAAGTTCACAAGGGGAAGCCAGTTTGCAGTGAAATGTTATCTGATGTCTATGTATTTGGAATTGCAATAGAGGCTCTCAGAATATGTTTAAACAATGCAGGAAGACGCCGCATTAATACCAGGGATAATCATAGTTTGGAGAAATTGGAGTTTGCAGAGCTCCCTTCTGAGGAGAAGTGCCACATTCTTCTTGTTCAAGCTCTCAGAAGTCAACTAAGGGAGTTCGGTTCTGTGGTGGCTGTAGTTGATGCCAGCTGCTTAGCTGGAATAAGGAGACACTGGAACACTCCTGTTCCTTTGGAGATCACACAATTAGCTGGCAGTTGCTTCAATCATTATGGCAACAAAAGTGAGAGTGAAAATGAGAGTGATAACAATGAGGTGCCATTGGACAGTACTGATAAAAAGAGCTGGATAGCTGAGAAACC contains:
- the LOC109734279 gene encoding uncharacterized protein, translating into MASAVLSYIQSLWPLSALLKEDDLGASARLVRTLSVPEETKQFVFAIREPETQGLLYILAAQNLSEQSALDAAHLIRAVRPRAVITQVAHTEVEDVLIEEQCLAEGGAGGVPASPLQVIKGCITEKKSKDHYVKSAACQVLREIFGVGFYGHLLAAKRAAEETESHFLLLGSPYEKNCNASGSSNGNSTDDNSAQQSQTSCSLPHSAMDDKSGLQLQSNCLLPKSATSAASSHVRKICLVDDYGGQLMKSLAPTANLLLSQAISSYAVAECRLSECKPADRYEPPLFAQTVYPLLSDLYEIFVEIPSIGKAMASAQMLLTQVHKGKPVCSEMLSDVYVFGIAIEALRICLNNAGRRRINTRDNHSLEKLEFAELPSEEKCHILLVQALRSQLREFGSVVAVVDASCLAGIRRHWNTPVPLEITQLAGSCFNHYGNKSESENESDNNEVPLDSTDKKSWIAEKPVVAVGAGGTAILGFSSLSKTIQASAILKLAPYKTPVILKYGLMQLQRHAGVVLSKLLSHGVVSAGSKSSVLQFTASAEKIRAVTHTVISSVERTSLLAMRTSFYEIMQKRQKHNRPFRIAPWATFGFSLVACAGLLKHGDGIECAAEAAPSVPMIASLGRGLESLRVTSEETRQTRSQNVKEALLTLLRSLKKSEK